The genomic segment ATAAGAAGGAGGGTAAGAAGATGAGTAATCTAGACGGAGTGTTGCAAGTGGCGGTGAACGGCGGAGCAGAGGCGTATGACGGTGGTAAAGGAGCGGGGTTTGGATCAGATCTGAGTTATGGACGGTTCCTGACTGTGTTAATAGTAAATGCAAAAGTTCCTGACTTGTTTTGATGGTAAATTACCTCTCTGATCTTTTGGTTTTTCATAATTCAAGTTGTGGACCAAAGTAATtccaatttaaaatttttgatttcAGAACttcagaaaaatgaaaatatcaaAGGGCCAATCCAATTTGAGGCATTGCGATTTGAGACATTGCGATCAGAGGTGGGATTGAAGGATAAGATGGTGGtaatggtggtggaggggtggaaattttagtggtggaagaggGAAGGAGTAGTTAGGGTGATGAGATGACACTGCCACGTGACATCCACATCATCAATTGTCATGTAGGATAGGATGTCCAAGGTGGACAAGTTTAACGGAGGAGAGGTAATTTTGAACAAATAATATAAcagtaagggtatatttggacccaaaataTAACGAAGGATATATTTGGTCCTTTTCCGTATTTGCTTACTTATACGGTATACCAGCTGGAAAGAGATAAATCAATTATATATTGCACGTATGGACTGTTCAATACCTTGTTTCTTGTGTTTATTTCAGGTAAAGGGGAATTTGTGACTTGCTCCGAACACACGAATTCAGAGCTGTTTTTTGCAGTTTTAGGAGGTCTAGGCCAGTTTGGAATCATAACCAGAGCAAGAATTGTCTTAGAGAAAGCACCAACAAGAgtactatatatacattttcatgTCCTTTTTCTTGTTCAATGGAGATTTTCTAAAGATACTTCTTTGGCTTGCAGGTGAAATGGATCAGAGTGTTGTATGctgatttttcaaaattcacaaGTGACCAAGAACAACTTATTTCCATTGATGGCATGGACTATGTGGAAGGCTCTCTTACGATGAATCAAAGTCCTCCAAATAATTGGAGATCTTCCTTTTTCTCACACTCCAACCAATCCAAAATACTTTCCTTGATATCCAAATATGGCATTATCTACTGTTTGGAAATGGTCAAGTACTATGATGATCAAAGTGCTAGTACAGTTGATGAGGTACGTACcctttattacctttttttgtACCACTTATTACTAGCTAGATCTGTAACTTcataaagaaacaaataaaCGACAAATTCCTAAGATGATGTAAATTGAGtaattttgttatgttttgcgtTTTAATGTATATGGGCTAACAAACCTCACCGAGTACTATATGATACTGCATCATTATTTATCTATGGCAAATTCGTTGAATTATATAGTATGGTTATGTAAACCTGGCTAGATCTCAGCCATGGAAATGATGAAGTAGGAATGATTAGAAGAAGAGCGGAAAATCACATTTCGTACACAACAATTCTAAATTACAGGGAATAAACTTACAACAAAAATATCGAACTCCACTAACTATAAACGAACTACACAATAATCGACTTGATTAAGTTAATTAACTAAAGCTAAGTACTCTTAACTGCTGTACAACTCCTCCATCTAACTAATATGTACAATCaaccaatttaaaaaaaaatataaaaaaatagcaTCTCCGCTTTATGGTGGCGGGTCCCTTGTATATACCCAAAAGTTATTACATAAGAGTAGGTCTAAATATCCTTAACACTTTGGCCAGTTCCTGTACGGAAGGAAAATAGAAAGCATATCTTCTATggggcaaaagaaaaaaaaaaaaaatctgctaGAAAACAGGAAAAAAATATGCTTCCAAAATTACAGAAACTGGTTTCTTCTGTGAATATGTCTAAACGCCGCCATATGAACCAGGTCCAATTTGTAAGCTCCTTTCGCCAAATCAGGTAGTCTATTAGGAGAAGAGATCACTCTGTTTGTTCTTCCTATACTCCATTTAGCCAACGAATCCACAACCTGGTTTGCTTCTCTGTAACAATGTTGAATCTTGCAATCGCCATGTTCAACTAGTGTCTTGGCCTCTTGTATCGTGTCTTTCATCTGCCATGGAATATTGCTCTTTCCTAGTAACATATTTACAACCAAAGATAGAATCGCGTTCTAGAATGATATGCCTCAAGCCATTGTTCTTGGCCCAATTCAGTCCAAAAGATGCAGCCTTTTTCTGCCAAGTTGCTACTGATATTACCAACAGGGCAATGGAAAGCCATTACCATTACTCCATTCATACTCTCTGCAGATGCCTCCTATCCCAGCTCACAGGTTACTAAAATGTACGATTTCACACAAGGGGGAAAGGTTATACTATATATGCTAGCCCTTGCCTGTTTCAACGAGTTATATAGCGTACTACTTAAATCACATAAAAACAAACCACTTTTTACAAATAACATGTACTAAATTGGTGTAGTGTGTGTAATCATCTTATCGAATAGTTTAAAGATTTTAATTAGCACTTAATTATGTCTTCAACACGCTCCCTCACGTGTGTGGGCTTGGTTTTATCTTTCATGGCAAAGCACGTGAAAATCATGTTTGATAACGGGTGTACTGCATGCATGTGACCATTTAATCTAAGAGGTTTAGACGTAAGAGAGAGAAcacttttaattatttcattatGTTTTCTACGTAAATTAATATATTTGGAAAGACCATATTATGATATACATAGATATGCTTTTATGCAGGAATTGCACAAGATGATGAAAGGGTTGAACTTTCTGTCTGGACACATATTCAAGAAAGATGCAACCTTTGTAGATTTTCTTAATAGAGTAAAAAAGGGGGAGCTAAAGCTGCAATCAAAAGGACTGTGGGATGTTCCTCATCCATGGCTCAATCTCTTTGTACCAAAGTCCAGTATCATGGACTTCAATGCTGGTGTCTTCGTGGACATCATTCTCAAACAAAACAAGACCACAGGGTCCATCCTTGTGTACCCAACAACCAGAATAAAGTACTACTAATACTCCACCCGCAATCATTTTATacagagataatggtcaaaacacactcgaactatcactttttcacGAGCTTCATAgcccaactatcagttgttctaTTTTTCTACCTGAAATATCATCGTCTATATATTTTTCTAACTGAACTATCACCATATATGTATTAAACACACCTAGTTGAGTAGTTCGTGATATTCAGTAGGAAAAGGGAACAGTTGATAGTTGCCTAATAATCGGCTTCGAAGTGTGTTTTAATACAGAGATGGTGATAGTGCAGGTAGAAAAAGGGAACAACAAATAGTTAGGGTGTGAAACTcgcaaaaaagtgatagttcaggtgtgtttttaaCCATTAACTCTTTTATATAGATAATGGTACTTGACTAGGGGGCACATAATTAAGAAACGATTTTGGTACTTataattaaaagtttttttATATCATGTGGTCTTGAACATGTCACGACAATTTTAAAATAATCTTTACGCATTATTTCAAATAAGTACTTATTTGTGTAATGATCTgatcattatttcaaatttgaaaggtgaaattgaaaagttgaaaaacTTATTTAAGGAGTATTTCAAgtgaagtaatattttttaCTCCCAAAACTACAAATGTCTGAATatccttcaacttccaaatacccttttcaacttcaactttaaccaaaTCAAGTCCAAATCTACTAATTATCCAGAGAtgtcatagttttttttttaaacagacttaaacaaaaaaaagtacttCTTCTGTCCTAATTTGTGTGGCATATTTTGCTTCCTGAGATTCAAACTGTATGAATTTTAtcatcattttaagatgtattttttcatcgAATTGATACGAGAAAAGTTgcaatttatagtacttttcatgtagttttcaaatatataaattttaatgttaaaatatcaagttaatctaatccaatttagcttcaaagtttagtcaaattgactctcgaaaagcgaaaagtgtcacataaattgggattgAGGGAGTATCATATAAAATGGAACATATATAGTACTGAGTATTTTCTTTTCACCTTCACCTTCTCCTTACCCTACCACTAcccttcccttctttttttgtttgtttgtttgtttgtctAGCATGTATGTAAAATATCGTTTGTTGAAATTGATTAGTGCTTTATATAAAAATCAGATGGGATGATCGGATGTCTGTTGTGATACCAGAGGAGGAGACATTCTATTGCGTAGGGCTGTTGCACTCTTGTGGATTCAATGACTGGGAGTCTTTGGATGGTCAAAATGAAGAAATCTTAAACTACTGTGAAAAAAAGGGTCTCAAGATCAAGCAATATCTCCCACATTACAGAACTAAGGAAGCTTGGATGAATCATTTTGGCAAAAAATGGGAAGTATTTCAACAAAGGAAAAGTCAGTTTGATCCAAAGATGATTTTGTCACCAGGACAAAAGATTTTCAATTAGCTCATTTTTACTTTGGTGAAGGTACGTATAACAATAGTGGGATAGGGTAAATGATCCGCACGGAATAAATCGAGACATCAAGTTATGGTATATATTGTACTTGTGACTTTTTATGTCACctagaaaagaaattaatagTTCACTATATGACAATATACTGTCTCCTACATGTCGCTTCATTTATTAAATGCTTATTTTATTATCCTCCACCATTCCACGGCCTCCAATTAAGCCTGTCAAGTGGACCGGGCCGGGCCATATAAGTTTGGTCACACGTAGGCGGGGGTCCGGCCATAATTAATGTGTCGAGGAGGAAGTTGCTTGACCCACCCCTATCCGTATAGGAGACATAAGTGAAATAAGGTCGGGTCTTCCGCCggatttttaattatttttaaaataaattctaatactaaaatttattaagttggATACTTTAAAACTAGTTGTTatgtcaactttattttaaccatcaagttccttaaattatactttggccctattttcaatctataaataccattcATTCTTCTCGATATCATCTTTACAATTCCCTACTCACTCTTTCTctaaatttcctactcatctaaatctctctctctctctctctctctctctctctctcgctctcTTCCATATATCCAAGttcaaacacacacacacacacacacacacacacacatacatgatAATCCTCTACCTCCTCCTTCCACACACATCAATTTGAAGTCCGTGGTTGCATTTTgagcacacacacacacacaacatgttatatatatatatatatatatatatatatatatctccatAATATATACCGGTTTTGGgcgtacacacacacacacacacacacacttggaCAAAAGGCACAAAATTGAACACACACACAGTTTATcactttttaaatttctatcAATGTGTGtgttttgaacttttcatttgtaataagttaatcgttcaagtttgtatgttttgaatttgcaatgttatcaatttaaatttgaagttttattttaaattacttatgtagtcttgtatcacattctcaactttttataatttttagcacTTAAATAGCCGTTAGGAGTCTTTATTCCAATAACAtattcaagatatacacaaatataccagtaacatatacaagatatacacaaatataccacttaaataatttattttaaaaaaaaaaaaaaatcgaaatggGCCGGGCCCTCCGTGGGCTAGAAACCGAGTTGTCGTGGAGCCTGCCACGCTAACGGCATATCCTACTGCCCCCTAATTTTTTCCACTAGCCCAGCCCACCACCCTTTTACCGGGTTGGGGGGCCGGGCCGGTTATGGGTCGGGTTAGGTGGGCCGGTCCCGTGCCGACCCGGTCCAATTGACAGGCTTACCTCCAATAGAATGGGGAAAAGGAAAACAGATAAATGGACTTTTTTCTCCGATGATAGACAAGATTGAGATGGTAGATTATTCATACGAGGCAACAACAACGAATGTAaactttttgttgtttttaattAAAAGCCACCTTTTAGTAAACTTTCCGGCTAAActtttttcacttacattttaATTTCGGCTCTTTGTAACTAGTAAGCAATAATAACTTGTCTTTGCTTACTTGACATAAAATTCCATCATAGTGTCACACCCATTTCACGTAATCAGCATTCGGCACCGTAGAAACAAGTCATTCAAAAGTTAGTTAAGTTAGTTAGAAGAGACTTCACGAAATTAGTTATGAAAGTAAGGGACTTAAGTGTAATTAGCAAGTTGTTAGGTAGTTATTAATTTCAAGTTAGTTAAATAACCAACAACTTAACAAGTTGATCcactcatgtatatatacatggtatacaGCCTGCATACGAACACACCATAATGAGAAATTCattccttcttcttcctcttcatttcttcttcttcttcttccattatCAGATTAGGATCAACTACCTAATCTTCTTCTTCTAAACACTACATGGTATTAGAACAATCGAGCTTGAAATCCTAGCTTGATCGATCGATTTCGTTTCTGTTAAACTTCCGCAAAATATACAGTGTTTTTGCTTGAAATCTTGAAGAATCAAGATGGCTGTTGATGATACTACGAATTTTGTTAATGGTAGTACCCAGATTAATGATCATGGCAATAACCTTCAAAGACAAGGaaattgtcacgccccgacTTTGGTGAGgcatgattggcacccggcaccttacggaAACCAAGCGAACCAACTGATAACTCGCATACTCTATGTCTCAAAcggcaaaataaggccaagaaggccaactatgaatataatatcatgcgtACGTATATATACAATGGGCTCGCGACGTCCACATATCCACTAATAAAACATAACAATAATATGACACAGAATTTGTCTGAAAGCCTAAAACATGATCGAAGTACACAAGTCGGGACGTCCCCCCGACATACCTCTTGTCacaaaaaacatatacaactcaGAATCgacaatgctccaggaagaaatggagcccaccaatcaaaactggtaCCTGAAAGCAGCCTACTGCGGAAGATCCTCGTCCcatctatctacacctgcgggcatgaacgcagcgttcacaagaaaggacgtcagtacgaataatgtaccgagtatgtaaggcggaaatGTAATATAATCAACATATGCTGCAAAGAAAggggataagaatcaacctggcattTCTGACTTACCGATAAGAATCTAGTACCCATGTCTCTTAATACTCTCATATCTTTAACTGCATCCATGGACAATACTTATCTCTTACACTTCATATATAGTGCTAATCGCAACGATCGGTGGTAATTGCCCGGccggccgtagctcggtggGTATTAATCCCCATCCGATTATCGCCCGACTTGGTGTGCAACGTATCGCCCGACCGACTCGCAGTAGAATCGCCCAACCGACCGTAGCTaggtggtaataactgcccaaccagccatagcatggtggtaaatacataactaCCTAACTGGTCATAAACcagtggtaaatacatatctaCCCAACCTACGTGCCCTGGTAACATCCTCCGATTTGTGATCAAAGGGaattataatcaacatcataactaaacttctacaagtaatctctATACCTTGGTCATCACTTAACCCATAGGgtctacataatcacataagacttataagcacaacTCAGGCCATTAGTACTTCTTCCCACTTGACTAGACTAAAACCAAATCCTAAGATACAACATGAACCTCTCTCCGAACATTAAATACGTTATTAGAGATCCTCTGCTAGCACTTTATTCATGTCctataaaacattccttaagaacctgatcctaaactcattggattattattatggaaccgCCATCATGTacacgtctcaccttgaaggaacaaagtcataagatgagatcaacatcaatgaataacattaatagccatgaaacaagcttaaggatatcacaagaatatcgagaactgtaagctttggtacttttagaaacaaggttattgaagatgtcatatataggttcacaacaaagaaatcatgccttaagaaagaaaggtttagccttaacatacctggaagcttactttcCGACTCcccaacctacctcctgtcttgcAATCTAGTTATGATCGTTCGtagtctcataatctacatataagaccattcatactatttttaggcgcaccatcatacacttatctcaagcctttaattaaaattcatttaaaaTCTGCAAAAATTCGGGctgcatctcccctgtttatatgtctagcccgaaatcataatccagcaaccaacaataacaacaacaataccaacataaaaaatatcatttccaacaccatcATATTCCATAAaaatcccacacgatgttttccaagttcCACAGCTAACCAACTCGTTATACAACTATTTAACAACTTTATATCCGTAAATAAACCGAGACTAACATTAAtaagaagagattcataccttactcccgtTAATATTGCGATATCTTCATTTTTCCCCTTGAACTTGAGCCAAAACTCGTCgctatatgattttataatcacaactatacggaCGTTCGGACTTAAATCCggagatttcacttaatttgcgctaaaattatatggacggaagttgggggattgttctagagagtttgggatattttgaaaggtgtttggatgaaaaatgaggggtaaaaccccttttataaggttctaaAGTCGGAATGGGTACTGTAGCAGCTACTGTTGCGCTCGTTTCTACTCtatcagcctaacttgtaacgtccatagtTCTCTCCttcgatgtcgtatcgatgagaggtttattgagttggaaactagactcggtGAATTTCATTTTAgccttttgaaataccttaaaactcctaatatactagaagatatacccctccaaagttgacacaaaattcTGTACAAAATTCTACCAATTtctaaattttcgacaaacttattttcttcgatttgcttggtcccggaaccttccgaaactctccatacatgatatttatcatcaatcatacttgataatagtcatgtcCTCTGGTTcgaaggttgtccttcccggttacgacttacgagatcgtaattcatcctttactcatacaaTATACTTAGTAATGTCTTTTGTtcataatccaaagttgttttacttagccatagctcgacatacttacgttcaaatttaataagtgcttCTCTGAAAGTACATGATGTAACAGAAATCAAAATGCAGGAATTGGCT from the Lycium ferocissimum isolate CSIRO_LF1 chromosome 11, AGI_CSIRO_Lferr_CH_V1, whole genome shotgun sequence genome contains:
- the LOC132037666 gene encoding cytokinin dehydrogenase 3-like isoform X2 — its product is MAKLYSPCYLIIFFTISHLVMSFIGKLHLKPYDVFSQLDIATRLISSADSAATVATSTDFGKLVQETPAAVLYPSSTDDIVKLVHFSNNGISVPFGIAARGHGHSVRGQAMAPNGVVVVMNSLKNSNNMIGIRVSWDPILGFGYADVGGEQLWVDVLHATLEHGLAPVSWTDYLYLSVGGTLSNAGISGQTFRYGPQISNVLEMDVITGKGEFVTCSEHTNSELFFAVLGGLGQFGIITRARIVLEKAPTRVKWIRVLYADFSKFTSDQEQLISIDGMDYVEGSLTMNQSPPNNWRSSFFSHSNQSKILSLISKYGIIYCLEMVKYYDDQSASTVDEELHKMMKGLNFLSGHIFKKDATFVDFLNRVKKGELKLQSKGLWDVPHPWLNLFVPKSSIMDFNAGVFVDIILKQNKTTGSILVYPTTRIKGGDILLRRAVALLWIQ
- the LOC132037666 gene encoding cytokinin dehydrogenase 3-like isoform X1 — translated: MAKLYSPCYLIIFFTISHLVMSFIGKLHLKPYDVFSQLDIATRLISSADSAATVATSTDFGKLVQETPAAVLYPSSTDDIVKLVHFSNNGISVPFGIAARGHGHSVRGQAMAPNGVVVVMNSLKNSNNMIGIRVSWDPILGFGYADVGGEQLWVDVLHATLEHGLAPVSWTDYLYLSVGGTLSNAGISGQTFRYGPQISNVLEMDVITGKGEFVTCSEHTNSELFFAVLGGLGQFGIITRARIVLEKAPTRVKWIRVLYADFSKFTSDQEQLISIDGMDYVEGSLTMNQSPPNNWRSSFFSHSNQSKILSLISKYGIIYCLEMVKYYDDQSASTVDEELHKMMKGLNFLSGHIFKKDATFVDFLNRVKKGELKLQSKGLWDVPHPWLNLFVPKSSIMDFNAGVFVDIILKQNKTTGSILVYPTTRIKWDDRMSVVIPEEETFYCVGLLHSCGFNDWESLDGQNEEILNYCEKKGLKIKQYLPHYRTKEAWMNHFGKKWEVFQQRKSQFDPKMILSPGQKIFN